The following coding sequences lie in one Vicia villosa cultivar HV-30 ecotype Madison, WI unplaced genomic scaffold, Vvil1.0 ctg.000858F_1_1, whole genome shotgun sequence genomic window:
- the LOC131631726 gene encoding phosphoglycerate kinase 3, cytosolic-like — MASATAPTTLSLLPTTKSSSTSSSSPSSSRVHLSSFLGARPLRRLGFAAADPLFAVQVASKVRSVSGRGVRGVVSMAKKSVGDLSAAELKGKKVFVRADLNVPLDDDQNITDDTRIRAAVPTIKYLIQNGAKVILSSHLGRPKGVTPKYSLAPLVPRLSELIGIEVIKAEDSIGPEVEKLVASLPEGGVLLLENVRFYKEEEKNDPEHAKKLAALADLYVNDAFGTAHRAHASTEGVTKYLKPSVAGFLLQKELDYLVGAVSTPKRPFAAIVGGSKVSSKIGVIESLLEKVDILLLGGGMIFTFYKAQGLSVGSSLVEEDKLDLATSLLAKAKAKGVSLLLPSDVVIADKFAPDANSKTVPSSAIPDGWMGLDIGPDSIKTFNEALDTTQTIIWNGPMGVFEFDKFATGTEAIAKKLADLSGKGVTTIIGGGDSVAAVEKVGVAEVMSHISTGGGASLELLEGKELPGVLALDEATPVAV; from the exons ATGGCTTCAGCTACTGCCCCCACAACTCTCTCTCTCCTCCCCACCACAAAATCCTCCTCCACCTCATCCTCCTCTCCATCCTCCTCCCGCGTCCACCTCTCCTCATTCCTCGGCGCCCGTCCCCTCCGCCGACTCGGCTTCGCTGCTGCCGATCCCTTGTTTGCAGTGCAGGTGGCGTCCAAGGTGAGGTCAGTGAGTGGACGAGGAGTGAGAGGCGTGGTGTCCATGGCGAAGAAGAGTGTGGGGGATTTGAGTGCGGCGGAGTTGAAAGGGAAGAAGGTTTTTGTTAGAGCTGACTTGAATGTTCCTCTTGATGATGATCAGAATATTACTGATGATACTAGGATCCGTGCTGCTGTGCCAACTATCAAGTATCTTATTCAGAATGGTGCCAAAGTCATTCTTTCAAGTCACTTG GGACGGCCAAAGGGTGTCACTCCCAAATACAGCTTGGCACCTCTTGTTCCCCGGCTCTCCGAACTCATTGGAATCGAG GTTATTAAGGCCGAAGACAGTATTGGTCCAGAAGTAGAAAAGTTGGTGGCTTCCCTTCCAGAGGGAGGAGTTCTTCTTCTAGAAAATGTGAGGTTTTACAAGGAGGAAGAAAAGAACGATCCTGAGCATGCAAAAAAGCTCGCCGCACTAGCAGATCTGTATGTGAATGATGCTTTCGGTACTGCTCATAGGGCACATGCATCAACAGAGGGAGTCACTAAATACTTGAAGCCATCTGTTGCCGGTTTTCTTTTGCAAAAG GAACTTGACTACCTTGTCGGGGCAGTATCAACCCCGAAAAGGCCATTTGCTGCAATTGTGGGTGGTTCCAAGGTCTCATCTAAAATTGGTGTGATTGAATCACTTCTAGAAAAAGTTGACATACTTCTTCTCGGCGGAGGTATGATCTTCACATTTTACAAGGCACAAGGTCTTTCAGTTGGTTCATCGCTTGTAGAGGAAGATAAGTTGGATCTTGCTACATCACTACTTGCGAAAGCCAAGGCAAAGGGGGTCTCACTCTTGTTACCGAGTGATGTCGTGATTGCAGACAAGTTCGCCCCTGATGCAAACAGCAAG ACCGTGCCATCATCTGCCATTCCTGATGGTTGGATGGGATTGGATATTGGTCCAGATTCTATTAAAACATTCAACGAAGCATTGGATACCACCCAAACCATCATATGGAATGGACCAATGGGAGTGTTTGAGTTTGACAAGTTTGCTACTGGAACAGAG GCTATTGCAAAGAAGTTGGCTGACCTCAGTGGAAAAGGAGTGACAACTATTATTGGAGGAGGAGACTCTGTTGCTGCTGTGGAGAAAGTAGGAGTTGCTGAAGTCATGAGCCACATTTCCACCGGTGGTGGTGCAAGTTTGGAGCTATTGGAAGGCAAAGAGCTTCCAGGTGTCCTTGCCCTCGACGAAGCCACACCAGTTGCCGTGTAA